Proteins found in one Nostoc sp. NIES-3756 genomic segment:
- a CDS encoding type II toxin-antitoxin system RelE/ParE family toxin, which produces MTNLIWRPGFVRKFKRLVKKNPQLRSSIEEVLQLLTEDPFNSSLRTHKLKGDLERVWSCSIGYDNRILFEFIVNSDSGQEDIFLLTIGSHDDVY; this is translated from the coding sequence GTGACAAATTTAATTTGGCGTCCGGGGTTTGTACGTAAATTTAAACGTTTAGTTAAGAAGAATCCTCAGTTACGTTCATCTATTGAAGAAGTATTGCAATTGTTAACCGAAGACCCTTTTAATTCAAGCTTACGTACTCACAAGTTAAAGGGCGACTTAGAGAGAGTATGGTCTTGTTCAATAGGTTATGATAATCGAATTTTATTTGAATTTATTGTTAACTCAGATTCGGGGCAGGAAGACATATTTTTACTAACTATAGGTTCACATGATGATGTTTATTAA
- a CDS encoding cytochrome c biogenesis protein yields the protein MTTDNSASSASPWWSVPGKVLRREFLPVLTDLRLAIALLLIIALFSVTGTVIEQGQSPAFYQANYPEHPALFGFLSWKVIQVVGLDHVYRTWWFLSLLVLFGTSLTACTFTRQLPALKAAQRWKYYEEPRQFQKLALSAELDTGSVNSLIQLLQNRSYKIFQEKDDILYARKGIVGRIGPIIVHIGIVTILLGGIWGAMTGFVAQEMVPSGDTFQVKNIIDAGPLAPAQFPRDWSVRVNRFWIDYTPKGGIDQFYSDMSVLNNEGKEVDHKKIFVNQPLRYHGVTFYQTDWGISAVRVRVNNSPIFQLPMALLNTKGQGRIWGTWIPTKPDMSEGVSLLAKDLQGMVLIYDAQGKLVDTVRNGMSTQVNGVTLKILDVVGSTGLQIKADPGIPIVYTGFGILMLGVVMSYFSHSQIWALKKGDRLYVGGKTNRAQVAFEQEVLDILNRLSSQPAQTSNQQS from the coding sequence ACGGCGAGAGTTTTTACCTGTACTGACAGATTTACGTTTAGCGATCGCACTTCTATTAATCATCGCTCTTTTCAGCGTTACTGGTACTGTCATCGAGCAAGGACAATCACCAGCATTCTATCAAGCTAACTACCCAGAACACCCCGCTCTATTTGGTTTCCTCTCCTGGAAGGTAATTCAAGTTGTAGGGTTAGATCATGTTTATCGGACTTGGTGGTTTCTCTCCTTACTGGTTTTATTTGGAACTAGCCTGACAGCTTGTACTTTTACCCGTCAATTACCAGCTTTAAAAGCCGCCCAACGTTGGAAATATTACGAAGAACCAAGACAATTTCAAAAACTCGCTTTAAGTGCAGAACTAGATACTGGTTCTGTCAATTCTTTAATTCAATTATTACAAAACCGTAGTTATAAAATTTTTCAAGAAAAAGATGATATCTTGTACGCCCGTAAGGGAATAGTTGGACGTATCGGCCCAATTATCGTGCATATAGGTATCGTTACTATCCTTTTGGGCGGAATTTGGGGGGCAATGACTGGATTTGTTGCCCAAGAAATGGTTCCCAGTGGCGATACCTTCCAGGTGAAAAATATTATCGATGCTGGGCCTTTAGCACCCGCCCAATTCCCCAGAGATTGGTCTGTACGAGTTAATCGTTTTTGGATTGATTACACCCCAAAAGGTGGCATTGACCAATTCTACTCAGATATGTCCGTTTTAAATAACGAAGGTAAAGAAGTTGACCACAAAAAGATTTTTGTCAATCAACCTCTGCGTTATCACGGCGTAACTTTTTATCAAACTGATTGGGGTATTTCTGCTGTTCGTGTCCGTGTCAATAATAGCCCCATCTTCCAGCTACCAATGGCACTTTTGAATACCAAAGGTCAAGGACGTATCTGGGGAACTTGGATTCCTACTAAGCCAGATATGAGTGAGGGTGTTTCCCTATTAGCTAAAGACTTACAAGGCATGGTGTTAATTTACGATGCTCAAGGTAAGCTTGTTGATACTGTCCGTAATGGAATGTCTACTCAGGTCAACGGCGTTACCTTGAAAATATTAGATGTAGTGGGTAGCACTGGCTTACAAATCAAAGCTGATCCAGGTATACCAATTGTTTACACTGGTTTTGGCATCCTGATGTTGGGTGTGGTGATGAGTTACTTTTCACACTCGCAAATCTGGGCATTAAAAAAAGGCGATCGCTTATATGTTGGTGGTAAAACCAACCGCGCTCAAGTGGCTTTTGAGCAAGAAGTTTTAGATATTTTAAACCGTCTCAGTTCACAGCCTGCTCAAACAAGTAATCAACAGTCATAA
- a CDS encoding homoserine dehydrogenase: protein MGVKLGILGLGTVGTGTVQLLQDAVGRHPLLQEIEIYRVGVRSPDKPREVQLPSAVITTDLKSIVNDPEVDIVVEVMGGLEPARSLILQAIKNGKHVVTANKAAIARFGAEIFTAANNAGVYVMLEAAVGGGIPVIQPLKQALSVNRLHTVTGIVNGTTNYILTRMQTEGSDFEDVLADAQRLGYAEADPTADVDGLDAADKIAILASLAFDGRINLQDVYCEGIRQVSKTDIAYAEKLGYVIKLLAIAKNQANDTTQLSVRVHPTFVPKAHPLASINGVYNAILVEGEPIGQVMFFGPGAGAGATASAVTSDILSLVAALKSNTTAPNPLLTCRHENYSQIAPISDLSSRFYARFLTKDQAGVIGQLGTCFGNHGVSIESIVQTGFQGELAEIVVVTHDVREGEFRQALAEIKSLPAIDTIPSILRVL, encoded by the coding sequence GTGGGTGTAAAGCTGGGAATCTTAGGATTAGGTACGGTAGGAACGGGGACGGTGCAACTGCTACAAGATGCTGTTGGTCGTCACCCTTTGCTGCAAGAGATAGAAATATATCGGGTAGGAGTTCGATCGCCTGATAAACCCCGTGAGGTACAATTACCATCGGCAGTTATTACTACAGATTTAAAATCAATTGTCAATGACCCAGAAGTAGATATTGTTGTTGAGGTCATGGGGGGTTTGGAACCAGCGCGATCGCTGATTCTCCAAGCCATCAAAAATGGTAAGCACGTAGTCACAGCCAATAAGGCGGCGATCGCTCGGTTTGGGGCAGAAATATTCACTGCTGCCAACAACGCCGGGGTTTATGTCATGCTAGAAGCTGCCGTTGGTGGTGGGATTCCGGTGATTCAGCCATTGAAGCAGGCTTTGAGTGTCAACCGGCTTCATACAGTCACAGGGATTGTTAACGGCACAACTAACTACATCCTCACCCGGATGCAGACTGAGGGTAGCGATTTCGAGGATGTGCTAGCTGATGCCCAACGCTTGGGTTACGCAGAAGCTGACCCTACGGCTGACGTAGACGGCTTAGATGCAGCAGATAAAATTGCCATTCTCGCATCCTTAGCTTTTGATGGGCGGATTAACCTCCAAGATGTCTATTGTGAGGGGATTCGCCAAGTTAGTAAGACAGATATCGCCTATGCTGAAAAATTGGGATATGTGATTAAATTATTAGCGATCGCCAAAAATCAGGCTAACGATACCACCCAACTATCTGTCAGGGTTCATCCGACCTTTGTACCCAAAGCCCATCCCCTAGCCAGCATTAACGGCGTGTATAATGCCATTCTTGTAGAAGGCGAACCCATCGGTCAGGTAATGTTTTTTGGCCCTGGTGCGGGTGCGGGTGCAACAGCCAGCGCCGTCACCTCAGATATTTTGAGCCTGGTTGCAGCGTTGAAAAGCAATACCACAGCCCCTAATCCTCTATTAACCTGTAGACACGAAAACTATAGCCAAATTGCCCCCATCAGCGACCTCTCAAGCAGATTTTACGCCCGCTTCCTTACCAAAGACCAAGCTGGTGTCATTGGGCAACTGGGTACTTGCTTCGGTAATCACGGCGTGAGTATAGAATCTATAGTCCAAACTGGTTTCCAGGGAGAACTAGCAGAAATTGTAGTTGTGACTCACGATGTCAGAGAAGGTGAATTTCGCCAAGCACTAGCAGAAATTAAGAGTCTGCCAGCAATTGACACCATTCCTAGCATTTTGAGAGTGTTATGA
- the petH gene encoding ferredoxin--NADP reductase yields the protein MSNQGAFESAASIESGSRIFVYEVVGLRQNEETDQTNYPIRKSGSVFIRVPYNRMNQEMQRITRLGGKIVSIQPANILEQVNGKAANTENGKATPVTTDIQTKGVSEPPAEEKSKKKDKKGNTMTQAKAKHADVPVNTYRPNAPFIGKVISNDPLVQEDGIGIVQHIKFDLSEGNLKYIEGQSIGIIPPGLDKNGKPEKLRLYSIASTRHGDDVDDKTISLCVRQLEYKHPESGEIVYGVCSTYLTQIKPGDEVKITGPVGKEMLLPDDPEANVIMMATGTGIAPMRAYLWRMFKDAERAANSDYQFKGFSWLIFGVPTTPNILYKEELEEIQQKYPDNFRLTYAISREQKNPQGGRMYIQDRVAEHADELWALIKNEKTHTYICGLRGMEDGIDAALTAAAAKEGVTWSSYQKDLKKAGRWHVETY from the coding sequence ATGTCTAATCAAGGTGCTTTTGAGAGTGCTGCCAGCATAGAATCAGGTAGCCGTATCTTCGTTTACGAAGTGGTGGGTCTACGTCAGAACGAAGAAACTGATCAAACAAACTACCCAATTCGTAAAAGTGGCAGTGTGTTCATCAGAGTGCCTTACAACCGCATGAATCAAGAAATGCAGCGTATCACTCGACTAGGCGGCAAAATTGTTAGCATTCAACCTGCCAACATACTAGAACAAGTCAATGGCAAAGCTGCTAACACTGAGAATGGTAAAGCCACACCTGTAACAACAGATATCCAAACTAAAGGTGTCTCTGAACCACCTGCTGAAGAAAAGTCTAAGAAAAAAGACAAAAAAGGCAACACCATGACTCAAGCGAAAGCCAAACACGCTGATGTTCCTGTGAATACTTACCGTCCCAATGCCCCCTTTATTGGTAAGGTGATTTCTAATGATCCATTGGTACAAGAAGATGGGATTGGTATTGTTCAACACATTAAATTTGATCTGTCTGAAGGTAACTTAAAGTACATCGAAGGTCAAAGTATTGGTATTATCCCCCCAGGTTTGGATAAGAATGGCAAGCCTGAAAAACTGAGACTCTACTCAATCGCCTCAACTCGTCACGGCGATGATGTAGATGATAAAACCATCTCCTTGTGCGTCCGTCAATTAGAGTACAAGCATCCAGAAAGTGGAGAGATAGTCTACGGTGTTTGTTCTACATACCTGACTCAAATTAAACCAGGCGACGAAGTAAAGATTACTGGGCCTGTGGGTAAAGAAATGTTATTACCCGACGACCCTGAAGCCAATGTCATTATGATGGCAACTGGTACTGGTATTGCGCCTATGCGGGCTTACCTGTGGCGAATGTTTAAGGATGCAGAAAGAGCTGCTAACTCAGACTATCAATTCAAAGGGTTCTCTTGGTTAATCTTTGGCGTTCCCACAACTCCCAATATCCTTTATAAAGAAGAACTGGAAGAAATTCAACAAAAATATCCTGATAACTTCCGCCTCACCTACGCCATCAGCCGGGAACAAAAGAACCCCCAAGGTGGTAGAATGTACATCCAAGACCGTGTAGCAGAACATGCTGATGAACTGTGGGCATTGATCAAGAATGAGAAAACCCACACCTACATCTGCGGTTTACGCGGTATGGAAGACGGTATTGACGCTGCTTTAACTGCTGCGGCTGCTAAAGAAGGTGTTACCTGGAGTAGCTACCAAAAAGACCTCAAGAAAGCTGGTCGTTGGCACGTTGAAACATATTAA
- a CDS encoding phosphoribulokinase produces MTTKPERVVLIGVAGDSGCGKSTFLRRLIDLFGEEFMTVICLDDYHSLDRKQRKETGITALDPRANNFDLMYEQIKALKEGHEINKPIYNHETGLIDPPEIVKPNHIVVVEGLHPLYDERVRSLLDFSVYFDISDEVKIAWKIQRDMAERGHRYEDVLAAINSRKPDFQKYIEPQREFADVVLQVLPTNLIKDDTERKVLRVRMLQREGKEGFEPAYLFDEGSTINWTPCGRKLTCSYPGMQLYYGSDVYYGRYVSVLEVDGQFDNLEEVIYIETHLSNTSTKYQGELTQLLLQHREYPGSNNGTGFFQVLTGLKMRATYERLTAKEAKLAVQV; encoded by the coding sequence ATGACAACTAAGCCGGAACGCGTGGTACTGATTGGAGTAGCCGGAGACTCCGGGTGCGGTAAATCTACGTTTTTGCGTCGTTTGATTGATTTATTTGGTGAAGAGTTTATGACAGTCATCTGTTTAGATGACTATCATTCTTTAGACCGCAAACAACGTAAAGAAACTGGAATCACTGCACTTGACCCCAGGGCCAACAATTTTGACCTGATGTATGAGCAAATTAAAGCTCTCAAAGAAGGTCACGAAATTAACAAGCCGATTTACAACCACGAAACCGGTTTGATTGACCCACCTGAAATAGTCAAGCCAAATCATATTGTAGTGGTTGAAGGTCTGCATCCTTTATATGATGAACGGGTGCGATCGCTTCTCGATTTCAGTGTCTACTTTGATATCAGTGATGAAGTCAAAATTGCTTGGAAAATCCAGCGTGATATGGCCGAAAGGGGTCATCGCTACGAAGATGTTCTAGCGGCTATCAATTCTCGTAAGCCAGATTTCCAAAAGTATATCGAACCTCAAAGAGAATTTGCTGATGTAGTGCTGCAAGTATTGCCCACCAACTTAATTAAGGACGATACAGAGCGTAAAGTATTACGAGTACGGATGCTACAACGGGAAGGTAAAGAAGGTTTTGAACCCGCTTACTTGTTTGATGAAGGTTCAACCATCAACTGGACTCCTTGTGGACGTAAACTTACCTGTTCTTACCCAGGAATGCAGTTGTACTACGGTTCCGATGTTTACTACGGTCGTTACGTTTCCGTTCTCGAAGTAGATGGTCAATTTGACAACCTCGAAGAAGTAATTTACATCGAAACCCACCTCAGCAATACATCCACCAAGTATCAAGGTGAGTTGACTCAGTTGCTACTTCAACACCGTGAGTATCCTGGTTCTAACAACGGAACTGGTTTTTTCCAAGTATTAACAGGTTTGAAGATGCGTGCTACTTACGAACGCTTGACAGCAAAGGAAGCCAAGCTAGCAGTTCAGGTTTAA
- a CDS encoding CAAD domain-containing protein: MQEPEFTQTQPKEATVPDINTQAGTITKLQPPVQSQEEWRKYGEQVSDFLATLPDYVGNFFNQYKQPLVSVGLIVGAIVAVKVLLAVLDSLNDIPLVAPTFELIGIGYSAWFVYRYLLKASTRQELTNEITTLKSQVVGQDGNEV; encoded by the coding sequence ATGCAAGAACCAGAATTTACCCAAACCCAGCCCAAAGAGGCAACAGTGCCAGATATCAACACTCAAGCAGGAACTATTACCAAACTCCAGCCTCCTGTGCAGTCCCAAGAAGAATGGCGCAAATACGGAGAACAAGTTTCTGACTTCTTAGCAACTCTCCCCGACTACGTAGGCAACTTTTTTAATCAATACAAACAACCCTTAGTCAGCGTAGGTTTAATTGTAGGCGCAATTGTCGCAGTTAAAGTACTGTTGGCAGTTTTAGATTCTTTGAATGATATCCCTTTAGTAGCACCAACATTTGAATTGATTGGTATCGGTTACTCTGCTTGGTTCGTTTACCGCTACTTATTGAAAGCTTCAACCAGACAAGAACTAACCAACGAAATCACTACTCTTAAATCTCAAGTCGTTGGTCAAGATGGTAACGAAGTATAA
- a CDS encoding biliverdin-producing heme oxygenase: MSSNLAVKLRSGTQKAHTAAENVGFMKCFLKGVVDRESFAKFLSNLYFVYTELEAAIKSHINNPAIAPIYFPELNRQASLEKDMVFYYGSEWRNLISPSPSAQAYIKHIRELSATAPALLIGHTYTRYMGDLSGGQMLQKVAQSSLKLSGYEGTSFYNFEQIPDKKAFKDKYRQALDSVPVDEATADKIVAEANSAFQFNMQMAKDLEGNLIKALGQVMFNNLTSSHNPGSTEAPVI, from the coding sequence ATGAGTAGCAATCTAGCCGTCAAACTGCGCTCTGGCACTCAGAAAGCTCACACCGCAGCAGAAAACGTGGGATTCATGAAGTGTTTTTTGAAAGGTGTGGTAGATAGAGAAAGTTTCGCCAAATTTTTAAGCAACTTGTATTTTGTTTACACTGAACTAGAAGCAGCAATCAAGAGCCATATTAATAATCCGGCGATCGCACCAATTTATTTTCCCGAACTGAATCGCCAAGCTTCCTTAGAAAAAGACATGGTATTTTACTACGGTAGTGAATGGCGCAACCTAATTTCACCCTCACCTAGCGCCCAAGCTTATATCAAGCATATTCGAGAACTTTCTGCCACCGCACCTGCATTATTAATTGGGCATACCTACACCCGCTACATGGGCGACCTTTCCGGTGGTCAGATGCTACAAAAAGTCGCTCAGTCAAGCCTCAAGCTATCCGGCTATGAGGGTACATCTTTTTATAACTTCGAGCAAATTCCTGACAAAAAAGCATTTAAAGACAAGTATCGTCAGGCATTAGACTCTGTACCAGTTGATGAAGCAACGGCTGATAAAATTGTTGCCGAAGCCAATAGCGCCTTCCAATTCAATATGCAAATGGCTAAAGACTTAGAAGGCAACTTAATTAAAGCTTTGGGTCAAGTAATGTTTAATAACTTGACTAGTAGCCATAACCCAGGTAGCACTGAAGCACCTGTAATCTGA
- the metK gene encoding methionine adenosyltransferase, with amino-acid sequence MSRRYLFTSESVTEGHPDKICDQIADTILDTLLTQDPSSRVAAEVVVNTGLVLITGEITTKANVNYANIARKKIAEIGYINADNGFSANSTSVIVALDEQSPDIAQGVNTAQETREQDSEELFDTIGAGDQGIMFGFACNETPELMPLPICLAHRIARRLAAVRKTGELSYLRPDGKTQVTVIYEDGRPVGIDTILISTQHTATIGDITDEAAVQAKIKEDLWTAVVEPVFGDLEIKPDQDTRFLVNPTGKFVIGGPQGDSGLTGRKIIVDTYGGYSRHGGGAFSGKDPTKVDRSAAYAARYVAKNIVAAGLAEKCEVQLSYAIGVARPVSIFLDTFGTGKVDDEILLELVKANFELRPAGIIHSFNLRNLPSERGGRFYQDIAAYGHLGRNDLDLPWERTDKADFLKQAVSHALSGAIA; translated from the coding sequence TTGTCTAGACGTTATCTATTTACCTCCGAGTCTGTTACCGAAGGTCATCCAGATAAAATCTGCGATCAAATTGCTGATACCATTTTGGATACTTTGTTAACACAAGACCCCAGCAGCCGTGTTGCAGCTGAAGTTGTGGTCAACACTGGCTTAGTGTTAATCACTGGTGAAATCACCACTAAAGCTAATGTCAATTACGCCAATATTGCCCGCAAGAAAATAGCGGAAATTGGTTACATAAATGCTGATAACGGCTTTTCTGCCAACAGTACTAGCGTGATTGTAGCTTTAGACGAACAATCACCAGACATTGCTCAAGGTGTCAACACTGCTCAAGAAACCCGCGAACAGGATAGTGAAGAACTATTCGATACAATTGGTGCTGGCGACCAAGGTATCATGTTTGGTTTCGCTTGTAACGAAACCCCAGAATTGATGCCCTTGCCCATTTGCTTGGCTCACCGCATCGCTCGCCGCTTGGCAGCTGTCCGCAAAACTGGGGAATTATCTTACCTACGTCCTGATGGCAAAACTCAAGTTACCGTTATTTACGAAGACGGTCGCCCCGTGGGTATTGATACAATTTTGATTTCCACACAACACACAGCTACCATCGGCGATATTACCGATGAAGCCGCAGTACAAGCCAAAATTAAAGAAGATTTGTGGACGGCTGTTGTTGAACCTGTGTTTGGTGACTTGGAAATTAAACCAGACCAAGATACACGCTTTTTAGTGAACCCCACTGGTAAATTTGTTATTGGTGGGCCTCAAGGCGACTCTGGTTTGACAGGACGGAAAATTATCGTTGATACCTACGGTGGTTACTCCCGACATGGCGGTGGTGCTTTTTCTGGCAAAGACCCCACAAAGGTAGACCGTTCTGCGGCTTATGCGGCTCGTTATGTAGCCAAAAATATCGTTGCTGCGGGGTTGGCTGAAAAATGCGAAGTCCAGTTAAGCTATGCAATTGGTGTAGCTAGACCAGTAAGTATTTTCTTAGATACCTTCGGTACTGGCAAGGTTGATGATGAAATTTTGTTGGAACTAGTCAAAGCCAACTTTGAACTGCGTCCAGCAGGTATTATCCATAGCTTCAACTTACGTAACTTACCAAGCGAAAGAGGCGGACGTTTTTATCAGGACATCGCGGCTTACGGACACTTGGGACGGAACGACCTAGATTTGCCTTGGGAACGTACCGATAAAGCGGATTTTTTGAAGCAAGCAGTTAGCCACGCATTATCAGGTGCAATTGCCTAA
- the hemN gene encoding oxygen-independent coproporphyrinogen III oxidase, producing the protein MVFVSPGVKFDLDMIKKYDTPAPRYTSYPPATQLTEGFSATDYQSAIAASNQRNSPLSLYFHIPFCQSSCYFCGCNTVISNNKNIAKPYLEHLVKEIKHTANLIDADRKVLQVHWGGGTPNYLEPQQVQFLWQSITSHFQIDPQAEISIEINPRYVDQEYIFFLRDIGFNRISFGIQDFNPQVQVAVNRIQPEEMLFNVMSWIKAAEFDSVNVDLIYGLPHQSLQTFRETVKKTVALDPDRIVVFNFAYVPWLKPAQKNIPVEALPEPQEKLEILKMTIEELTNSQYLFIGMDHFAKPNDELAIAQRNCTLQRNFQGYTTHAGTELLGFGATSISMLHDTYVQNHKHLKEYYQAVASDTLPVSKGIKLTTDDILRRDVIMCIMSNFYLHKPEIEQKYNINFDEYFAQELEALKPLKTDGLVNLSSEYIQVTEIGRLLVRNVAVVFDIYHHVQDKQFSRTI; encoded by the coding sequence ATGGTTTTTGTTTCACCTGGTGTCAAGTTTGATCTGGATATGATCAAAAAATATGACACTCCTGCACCTAGATATACAAGTTATCCACCCGCTACACAGTTAACTGAAGGATTTAGCGCCACCGATTATCAAAGTGCGATCGCCGCTTCAAATCAGCGTAACTCACCGCTATCTTTGTATTTTCATATTCCGTTTTGCCAAAGTTCTTGTTACTTTTGCGGTTGTAATACGGTAATTTCCAATAACAAGAATATCGCCAAACCCTACTTAGAGCATCTTGTAAAAGAAATTAAGCATACAGCCAACTTAATTGATGCTGATAGAAAAGTTTTGCAAGTTCATTGGGGTGGCGGTACACCAAATTATTTAGAACCTCAGCAAGTACAATTCTTGTGGCAAAGTATTACTAGTCATTTCCAAATCGACCCCCAAGCAGAAATTTCCATCGAAATTAACCCGCGCTACGTTGACCAAGAATATATTTTCTTTCTCCGAGATATTGGCTTTAACCGCATCAGTTTTGGTATTCAAGATTTTAATCCCCAAGTGCAGGTAGCTGTTAACCGCATCCAACCAGAAGAAATGTTATTTAATGTGATGAGTTGGATTAAAGCGGCTGAATTTGACAGTGTAAATGTAGACTTAATTTATGGTTTACCTCATCAAAGCTTGCAAACCTTTCGGGAAACAGTAAAGAAAACTGTAGCCTTAGATCCCGATAGAATTGTAGTTTTTAATTTTGCCTATGTACCTTGGTTGAAGCCAGCACAGAAAAATATTCCTGTAGAAGCATTGCCTGAACCACAGGAAAAGTTAGAAATTTTAAAGATGACCATCGAAGAACTGACTAATAGCCAGTATCTATTTATTGGGATGGATCATTTTGCCAAACCTAACGATGAATTAGCGATCGCTCAACGTAATTGTACCCTGCAACGTAACTTCCAAGGCTACACTACCCACGCAGGTACAGAACTGTTAGGTTTTGGTGCGACATCTATTAGTATGCTGCATGATACTTACGTGCAGAATCACAAGCATTTAAAAGAGTATTATCAAGCAGTAGCTAGTGATACTTTACCTGTTAGTAAAGGCATCAAACTAACAACAGATGATATTCTCAGGCGTGACGTAATTATGTGCATCATGTCTAACTTTTATCTGCATAAGCCAGAAATTGAACAGAAGTATAACATCAATTTTGATGAGTATTTTGCTCAGGAATTAGAGGCATTAAAACCCTTGAAAACTGATGGGTTAGTTAATCTCTCAAGTGAATATATTCAAGTTACAGAAATCGGTAGATTATTAGTCAGAAATGTTGCTGTTGTCTTTGATATTTATCATCATGTGCAAGACAAGCAATTCTCTCGAACTATCTAA